One Gemmatimonadales bacterium genomic window, GATGCCGCGCTTGGTGGTTCCGATATTCTGCCGCCGCTCTTCGGCCAGATCGAGCAGCTTGTGATACGGCAGCACCAGATGGGCCCGATCGGACACCAGCACCCGACCGCTCACATCGATGCCGCGTTCGGCCAGACCGTCGAGCTCACCGAGGAAACTCTCTGGATCGATCACCACGCCGTTGCCCAGCACGCAGACTGTCGTCGTGTGCAGGATTCCGCTCGGAATCAGCCGCAGGATAAACTGCGAATCTCCGATCACGACGGTGTGACCCGCATTGGCTCCGCCCTGATAGCGCGCGACGATATCCGCTCGCTCCGCAATCACGTCGACGAGCTTGCCCTTGCCCTCATCACCCCATTGCGATCCGACGACTACGAGACACCGACAATCCGGTCCGAACATCAACGCTTCCCTTTCGCGCCCGCGGGCGCCGTCCCTTCGCTCACCCCGAGCGCCTTGGCCGTCTCGGCCGAGATCACGTTTGCCTTGACCAGCTCGGTCAGGTGTTGCTCATAGGTCTGCATGCCGCTCTTGCCGTAGCCACGCGTCATCTGCGTCTTGACCTCGACGACCTTGGCCGGGTCCTTCAGCGCATCTCGAATGGCCCGCGTCGCAATCATGATCTCCGCCGCCACCACGCGTCCGGAATCGTCCTTTTTGGGCAGCAACTGTTGCGACACGATGGCCGAGATGACCGACGAGAACCGGATCCGGCCGATGTCGCGCTCCTCGCGCGGCAGCATGGCGAAGCACTGCCCGATCGTGGTCATCACGTCAGGTGTTGGCATGGCGCCAATGACCAGCCGGCCGGTCTCGGCCGCCTTGATGGCGGTCTCGAGCGTCTCGCTGTCGTGGACGTCGCCCACCATGATCACGTCCGGATCCTGACGCAGCGCGGCGCGGACGCCGACGCTGAGCGACACCGTGTCGATGCCCACCTCACGCTGCGTCACCGACGACTTGAAGTCGCGGTGAAGAAACTCGATCGGATCCTCGATCGTCACGATGTGAC contains:
- a CDS encoding PilT/PilU family type 4a pilus ATPase; this translates as MAGVPIERIIKAAVDRGASDLHIKAGDVFRARIDGTLVPLTKQRLTPEQTRAAALKLVASDDDRARLDELTDYDCSWGLPGVGRFRVNLLRQRSSFMIVMRVIPFGIPTLEQLGLPDSLRGLAEAPHGLVLVTGVSGSGKSSTIAAMVHHLNQTQQRHIVTIEDPIEFLHRDFKSSVTQREVGIDTVSLSVGVRAALRQDPDVIMVGDVHDSETLETAIKAAETGRLVIGAMPTPDVMTTIGQCFAMLPREERDIGRIRFSSVISAIVSQQLLPKKDDSGRVVAAEIMIATRAIRDALKDPAKVVEVKTQMTRGYGKSGMQTYEQHLTELVKANVISAETAKALGVSEGTAPAGAKGKR